The following are from one region of the Stanieria cyanosphaera PCC 7437 genome:
- a CDS encoding ABC transporter substrate-binding protein: MSFLEFLANLKIKSTKKNCQILLISSFLSFFLLLITGCQSQVKTNDNIVHITLWHGINPPENRDVFNQLVSNFNQTHPDIEVEALYIGQPDAQLPKIFAATVSEQPPDLLWFVPQITGKLAQLDALFPVENWLNNSPIRQEIDPAMFPSMELNGHILSVPFATNNAAIFYRPSLFAQAGINDLPQTWEELKQVAQKLTKDTDGDRRIDQHGILLSLGKGEWTVFTWLPFIYSAGGELLTENQPNLVNQGTIEALQFGADLVQENLAILSAPERGYELDSFLAGSAAMQITGPWTLGQLQETNTDYGVFPIPANKTQAAVIGGENLFVFKTTSEREKACLTFLEYILSEEFQTNWALKTGYLPINLKSQQSREYQQFIAQNPVLKVFLDQMKTARSRPIIPQYNRLSENLGRAIEAVLLGKETPQTALAKSQQRLELIFRN, from the coding sequence ATGTCATTCCTTGAATTTTTAGCTAATCTCAAGATTAAATCTACTAAAAAAAATTGCCAAATTTTACTTATTAGTAGCTTTTTAAGTTTCTTTCTGCTTTTAATTACTGGTTGTCAAAGCCAAGTTAAAACTAACGACAACATTGTCCACATAACTCTGTGGCACGGAATTAATCCTCCAGAAAATCGGGATGTCTTTAATCAATTAGTGAGCAACTTTAATCAAACTCACCCAGATATAGAAGTAGAAGCATTATATATTGGTCAACCGGATGCCCAGCTACCTAAGATTTTTGCTGCTACTGTTAGTGAACAACCACCAGATCTGTTGTGGTTTGTGCCTCAAATTACAGGTAAATTAGCTCAGTTAGACGCTCTTTTCCCTGTAGAAAACTGGTTAAATAATTCCCCGATTCGCCAAGAAATTGATCCAGCAATGTTTCCTTCGATGGAACTAAATGGGCATATTTTATCCGTTCCTTTTGCTACTAATAATGCAGCCATTTTTTATCGTCCTAGTTTATTTGCACAAGCAGGAATTAATGATCTACCCCAGACTTGGGAAGAGTTGAAACAAGTAGCACAAAAATTAACCAAAGATACTGATGGCGATCGCCGTATCGATCAACATGGTATTTTATTATCTTTAGGCAAAGGAGAATGGACAGTATTTACTTGGTTGCCTTTTATTTATAGTGCAGGTGGAGAATTATTAACAGAAAATCAACCTAATCTAGTTAATCAAGGTACGATTGAAGCATTACAATTTGGTGCAGATTTAGTTCAAGAAAATCTCGCCATTTTATCTGCACCAGAAAGAGGATACGAATTAGATAGTTTTTTAGCGGGTTCAGCAGCGATGCAGATAACTGGTCCTTGGACATTAGGACAATTGCAAGAAACAAACACAGATTATGGTGTATTTCCTATTCCTGCTAATAAAACTCAAGCTGCGGTAATTGGTGGTGAAAATTTATTTGTATTTAAAACTACTTCTGAAAGAGAAAAAGCTTGCCTCACATTTTTAGAATATATTTTAAGTGAAGAATTTCAAACTAATTGGGCATTAAAAACAGGTTATTTACCTATTAATCTCAAATCTCAACAAAGTAGAGAATATCAACAATTTATTGCTCAAAATCCTGTTTTAAAAGTATTTTTAGACCAGATGAAAACAGCGCGATCGCGTCCAATTATTCCCCAATATAATCGTCTTTCGGAAAATTTGGGCAGAGCGATCGAAGCCGTTCTACTAGGAAAAGAAACACCCCAAACCGCTTTAGCCAAATCTCAACAACGTTTGGAACTAATTTTTCGTAATTAA
- a CDS encoding sensor histidine kinase, with protein MKTWLLKTLSDIFNRYQKIEENSLTIESSLTVTSQQLEQNLNEQRKLAELKAQREWFGAIATVEKILLSKLKQNNCLNQTKQGLIFSAPVPILSNLAVVSHFHTGVFTPDAFNPRALMPCAAETKIEPTPEPCSILELPLLPNDPIALEQFCLILTNEFGLVMVLGEDEKGLPTFHFSFEPEIIQLTWATLRSRLVLANYHQLSKLDRLVRQFTPPIPDYRLVSHFSRQLLKHLPDLTALAISKTKPQETVTHPEGEVLEYKTNFSTPTVSSQLEMDLLQALTHEIRTPLTTIRTLTRLLLKRKKDFQPNVIQRLQTIDQECTAQIERMELIFRAAELEATPPTNKPVNLVPFSLEQIFQQTIPRWQQEAKKRNVELEVTLPKKLPNIVSDPAMLDRVLTGLVENCTRNLPTGGQVHVKVSTVGNQLKLQVLSQASLSSNPLKSLGQLLMFQPETGCLSLNLDVTKNIFQALGGKFTVRQRPKQGEELTIFLPLGSSGSV; from the coding sequence GTGAAGACGTGGTTACTGAAAACGCTTAGTGATATTTTCAATCGCTATCAAAAGATCGAGGAAAATTCTTTGACGATTGAGTCTTCTCTGACAGTAACCAGTCAGCAGTTAGAGCAAAATCTCAATGAACAAAGAAAATTAGCCGAATTAAAAGCTCAAAGAGAATGGTTTGGCGCGATCGCAACTGTCGAAAAAATCCTTTTATCTAAACTAAAACAAAACAATTGCCTTAATCAAACAAAACAAGGATTAATTTTTTCTGCTCCTGTCCCCATTTTAAGTAATTTAGCTGTTGTATCTCACTTTCATACAGGAGTTTTTACGCCTGATGCTTTTAATCCCAGAGCGTTGATGCCTTGTGCTGCTGAGACAAAAATCGAACCAACTCCTGAACCTTGCTCAATTTTAGAATTACCCTTACTTCCCAACGATCCCATCGCCTTAGAACAATTTTGTTTGATTTTAACCAACGAGTTTGGGTTGGTAATGGTTTTGGGAGAAGATGAAAAAGGTCTTCCTACCTTTCATTTTTCCTTTGAACCCGAAATAATTCAACTAACTTGGGCAACCTTGCGATCGCGATTAGTTTTGGCTAATTATCATCAATTATCAAAATTAGACCGTTTAGTTCGGCAATTTACTCCCCCAATCCCTGATTATCGCTTAGTTAGTCATTTTAGCCGTCAATTACTCAAACATTTACCCGATTTAACTGCCTTAGCAATCAGTAAAACTAAACCACAAGAAACGGTTACTCATCCTGAAGGGGAAGTGCTGGAATACAAAACTAACTTTTCTACTCCTACCGTTAGTAGTCAGTTAGAAATGGACTTGTTACAAGCTCTTACCCACGAAATTCGGACTCCTCTGACTACCATTCGTACCTTAACAAGACTGTTGCTGAAAAGGAAAAAAGATTTTCAACCTAATGTAATTCAGCGTCTACAAACAATCGATCAAGAATGTACGGCACAAATCGAACGAATGGAACTGATTTTTCGTGCAGCAGAATTGGAAGCAACTCCTCCTACTAACAAACCAGTTAATCTAGTACCTTTTTCCCTCGAACAGATCTTTCAACAAACAATTCCTCGCTGGCAACAAGAGGCAAAAAAACGAAATGTTGAGTTAGAAGTAACTCTACCCAAAAAATTACCTAATATTGTCAGCGATCCTGCGATGCTCGACCGAGTTTTAACAGGATTAGTAGAAAATTGTACTCGCAATTTACCTACAGGCGGACAAGTTCATGTCAAAGTTTCCACTGTGGGTAACCAACTCAAACTGCAAGTCTTATCTCAAGCTAGTCTTTCGAGTAATCCGCTCAAATCTCTCGGTCAATTATTAATGTTTCAACCCGAAACTGGATGTTTAAGCTTGAATTTGGATGTAACTAAAAATATTTTTCAAGCTTTAGGTGGAAAATTTACTGTCAGACAAAGACCAAAACAAGGAGAAGAATTAACAATTTTCTTACCTTTAGGCAGTTCTGGTTCAGTTTAA
- a CDS encoding ATP-binding protein, which yields MSSSFTVHGLSVYQLVQQASNSWQELLISPNIFQSYLTLTLELLKERQISTEIWLKLPQTKTWLGEIEKYLQQDNIKHIYWYGSSKNHPAFLLPESHLTTKITPIKIVNNAWLKKESFLIVVSPQLSCLILAQWQKAKISTELNNKRVQQPYLKAVLSFESSLIKTVINELNQLIHEPEINQITLPEPNKNYNENGEETQLITDLLRKQIEYTETLHNSLNYLANNQSKTNTFAQFVEIQSEFLNQLVRELRSPITRMKTALSLLESKQIKGEQRQRYLEILDYECDRQNSLISGLLELLQLEIPFEVDSVKLEDLVPGIVSTYQPLAQEKQILLGYTIPNNLPAVACPSSWLRQIIIHLLNNSLQFTPAQGKVFVQASLNNEFVELAVSDTGIGIDAQELTKIFDSFYRIRSTENEQVSGAGLGLTIVQQLVQKCGGSIAVSSKVGKGSIFKVSLPIALAELSDN from the coding sequence ATGAGTTCTTCTTTTACTGTCCACGGATTATCCGTTTATCAACTAGTTCAACAAGCATCTAATTCCTGGCAAGAATTATTAATTAGTCCGAATATTTTTCAATCTTATTTAACTTTAACTCTTGAGCTTTTAAAAGAAAGACAAATCTCAACAGAAATTTGGCTCAAATTACCTCAGACTAAAACTTGGTTAGGAGAAATAGAAAAGTATTTACAACAAGATAATATTAAACATATTTATTGGTATGGTAGCTCCAAAAATCATCCAGCTTTTTTATTGCCGGAGAGTCACTTAACAACTAAGATTACACCAATCAAAATTGTTAATAATGCTTGGCTCAAAAAAGAATCTTTTCTGATTGTAGTTTCCCCTCAGTTATCTTGTTTGATTTTGGCTCAGTGGCAAAAAGCAAAAATCTCGACAGAATTAAACAATAAAAGAGTCCAACAACCTTACTTAAAAGCAGTTTTAAGTTTTGAATCAAGTTTAATTAAAACTGTGATTAATGAACTAAATCAGTTAATTCATGAACCAGAAATAAATCAAATCACCTTGCCTGAACCAAACAAAAATTATAATGAAAATGGAGAAGAAACTCAACTAATTACTGATTTATTACGTAAACAAATAGAATATACAGAAACTTTACACAATTCTCTCAATTATTTAGCTAACAATCAAAGTAAAACTAACACTTTTGCTCAATTTGTAGAAATACAATCTGAATTTCTTAATCAATTAGTGCGGGAATTACGTTCGCCAATTACTCGAATGAAAACTGCTTTGAGTTTACTAGAATCAAAACAAATCAAAGGAGAACAACGTCAACGTTATCTAGAAATACTTGATTACGAATGCGATCGTCAAAATTCTTTGATTTCTGGTTTGCTGGAATTATTACAATTAGAAATTCCTTTTGAGGTGGACTCAGTTAAGCTGGAAGATTTAGTTCCAGGAATTGTCAGTACCTATCAACCCTTAGCCCAAGAAAAACAAATTTTATTAGGCTATACTATTCCTAATAATTTACCTGCTGTAGCTTGTCCTAGTTCTTGGCTTAGGCAAATCATTATTCATTTACTAAATAATAGTCTTCAATTTACTCCTGCTCAAGGTAAAGTTTTCGTTCAAGCTAGTTTAAATAATGAATTTGTTGAACTAGCGGTAAGCGATACAGGTATAGGAATAGATGCTCAAGAATTAACTAAGATTTTTGATAGTTTTTATCGAATTAGAAGCACAGAAAACGAACAAGTTTCTGGTGCAGGTTTAGGTTTAACTATTGTTCAACAACTCGTACAAAAATGTGGTGGTTCAATTGCGGTCAGCAGTAAAGTAGGAAAAGGTTCGATCTTTAAAGTATCGCTACCAATTGCATTAGCAGAGTTGAGTGACAATTAA
- a CDS encoding histone deacetylase family protein, translating into MFPVIYSEDFLLHDTGYGHPEKPARLNAIVKALQQVAWHDQINWQLPTPVTEREVLPYIQAIHTQKYIEIVQHIAESGGGYLDLDTPISTRSYDIALLAVSAWLDGVDLVLNHNNPAFVLARPPGHHATSETGMGFCLFSNAAIAANYALQQPGINRVAILDWDVHHGNGTEAIVEHNPQIAYCSLHQYPCYPGTGEASDRGLHQNVLNIPMVAGSTIIEYQSAFEQQVIPFLTKIQPDLLIVSAGYDANVLDPLAEIALQPQDYGVLTKFLLSITRRLLFGLEGGYHLEALAKSVIATINCCL; encoded by the coding sequence ATGTTTCCAGTAATTTATTCAGAAGACTTTCTTTTACATGATACAGGCTATGGTCACCCTGAAAAACCTGCTCGTCTTAACGCGATAGTCAAAGCATTACAACAAGTTGCTTGGCATGATCAAATAAACTGGCAACTGCCAACCCCCGTCACTGAAAGAGAAGTCTTACCCTATATCCAAGCAATTCATACTCAGAAATATATTGAGATAGTACAACACATTGCCGAAAGTGGAGGTGGTTATTTAGATTTAGATACTCCTATTTCAACTCGTAGTTACGACATTGCTTTACTCGCGGTTAGTGCTTGGTTAGACGGAGTAGATCTAGTGTTGAATCACAATAATCCTGCTTTTGTTTTGGCACGTCCCCCTGGACATCATGCTACCTCTGAAACAGGAATGGGATTTTGTCTTTTTTCTAATGCTGCGATCGCAGCTAATTACGCTTTACAACAACCAGGAATTAATCGAGTTGCAATTCTTGATTGGGATGTTCATCATGGTAACGGGACAGAAGCAATTGTCGAACATAATCCTCAAATTGCCTATTGTTCGCTACATCAGTATCCCTGTTATCCAGGCACGGGGGAAGCAAGCGATCGCGGATTACATCAAAATGTGCTTAATATCCCAATGGTAGCAGGCAGTACGATTATCGAATATCAATCGGCATTTGAACAACAAGTAATACCTTTTTTAACTAAAATTCAACCAGATTTATTAATTGTTAGTGCAGGATACGATGCCAATGTTTTAGATCCTTTAGCAGAAATTGCTTTACAACCTCAAGATTATGGTGTACTAACCAAATTTTTATTGTCAATTACTCGCCGTTTATTATTCGGTTTAGAAGGTGGCTATCATTTAGAGGCATTGGCAAAATCAGTAATTGCCACAATTAACTGTTGTCTTTAA
- a CDS encoding hydantoinase/oxoprolinase family protein, translating to MTFTSNSVPGWQFWIDRGGTFTDIIAKTPQGKIILHKLLSENPEQYTDAPIQGIRYLMGIAKDEPIPTAEIQVIKMGTTVATNALLERKGDRVVLAITKGFKDALRIGYQNRPDIFALEIILPEMLYETVVEVEERYDAQGNELIPVNTSTVRKDLQTAYDAGIRSCAIVLMHSYRYPQHELIVGAIAQEIGFTQISISHQVSPLIKLISRGDTTVVDAYLSPILRRYVNQVKNQLHHPKLMFMQSNGGLVDADLFQGKDSILSGPAGGIVGAVKTCQMAGLNKIIGFDMGGTSTDVSHFAGEYERSFETEVAGIRLRSPMMSIYTVAAGGGSILQFDGSRYRVGPESAGANPGPAAYGKGGPLTVTDSNVMIGKLQPDFFPQVFGKNADSSLDLAIVKQKFLQLVEQIGDHRTPEQIASGFLTIAVDNMANAIKKISLQKGYDVSEYTLCCFGGAGGQHACLIADVLGIKQIFIHPYAGVLSAYGIGLADLRIIKEKSVEAQLTEELLTELTNVFSKLIKVAKAELNQQQTQETKKIKILQKVHLKYQGTDSSLIVDLDSIQQMRTQFEQTHQQRYGFMIENKALIVETVSIELICPTYQPEEIEIQPTRNTPLQPTATVKIYTADTWYDTPVYDREKLQPGDMINSPAIVIEPTGTNVIEPGWQGKISDRNDLILQKI from the coding sequence ATGACTTTTACTTCTAATTCTGTTCCAGGTTGGCAATTTTGGATTGATCGCGGTGGCACTTTTACAGATATCATTGCCAAAACTCCTCAAGGTAAAATTATTCTCCACAAATTACTTTCAGAAAATCCCGAACAGTACACTGATGCACCAATCCAAGGTATTCGATATCTGATGGGCATTGCCAAAGATGAACCAATTCCCACAGCAGAAATTCAAGTAATTAAGATGGGTACAACCGTTGCGACTAATGCACTTTTAGAAAGAAAAGGCGATCGCGTTGTTTTAGCTATTACCAAAGGTTTCAAAGACGCGTTACGGATTGGTTATCAAAATCGTCCCGATATTTTTGCCTTAGAAATTATTCTGCCAGAAATGCTTTATGAAACAGTTGTCGAAGTCGAAGAACGTTATGATGCTCAAGGTAATGAATTAATTCCCGTTAATACTAGTACAGTTAGAAAAGATTTACAAACTGCTTACGATGCAGGGATTAGAAGTTGTGCCATCGTGTTAATGCACAGTTATCGCTATCCTCAACACGAATTAATTGTAGGCGCGATCGCTCAAGAAATTGGATTTACTCAAATCTCGATCTCTCATCAAGTCAGTCCTTTAATTAAACTGATTAGTCGAGGCGATACTACCGTAGTTGATGCCTATCTTTCTCCCATTCTGCGTCGTTATGTTAATCAAGTTAAAAATCAATTGCATCATCCCAAACTGATGTTTATGCAATCTAATGGGGGATTGGTAGATGCCGATTTATTCCAAGGTAAAGATAGCATACTCTCTGGACCTGCGGGTGGAATTGTTGGTGCAGTCAAAACTTGTCAGATGGCGGGATTGAATAAAATCATCGGTTTTGATATGGGAGGCACATCCACCGATGTCAGTCACTTTGCAGGAGAATACGAACGCAGTTTTGAAACCGAAGTTGCAGGAATTCGATTGCGATCGCCAATGATGTCTATTTACACTGTTGCTGCTGGTGGTGGTTCGATTTTACAGTTTGATGGCAGTAGATATAGAGTTGGCCCTGAATCTGCTGGTGCCAATCCCGGTCCTGCTGCCTATGGTAAAGGAGGTCCTTTAACCGTCACTGATTCTAATGTCATGATTGGCAAATTACAACCAGATTTTTTTCCTCAAGTATTTGGTAAAAATGCCGATTCTTCTTTAGATTTAGCAATAGTAAAACAAAAATTTCTCCAACTTGTTGAACAAATTGGTGACCATCGCACACCCGAACAAATTGCTTCTGGTTTTTTAACTATTGCTGTAGATAATATGGCAAATGCGATCAAAAAAATCTCTCTTCAAAAAGGTTATGACGTTTCCGAATATACTCTTTGTTGTTTTGGTGGTGCAGGAGGACAACACGCTTGTTTAATCGCTGATGTTCTAGGAATCAAACAGATTTTTATTCATCCTTATGCAGGAGTTTTATCTGCTTATGGAATTGGTTTAGCTGATCTTAGAATTATTAAAGAAAAGTCGGTAGAAGCTCAATTAACCGAAGAATTATTAACAGAATTAACCAATGTTTTTTCTAAATTAATTAAAGTGGCTAAAGCAGAATTAAATCAACAACAAACCCAAGAGACAAAAAAAATTAAAATTTTACAAAAAGTTCATCTTAAATATCAAGGTACAGACTCAAGTTTAATAGTTGATTTAGATAGTATCCAACAGATGAGAACACAATTTGAACAGACTCATCAACAACGCTACGGTTTTATGATTGAAAACAAAGCTTTAATTGTTGAAACAGTTTCTATCGAATTAATTTGTCCTACCTATCAACCAGAGGAAATTGAAATTCAACCAACCAGAAACACTCCACTTCAACCAACTGCTACAGTAAAAATCTACACTGCCGATACTTGGTATGATACCCCTGTTTACGACCGAGAAAAATTACAACCAGGAGACATGATTAACTCTCCAGCTATTGTTATTGAACCCACAGGAACTAACGTAATTGAACCAGGTTGGCAAGGAAAAATCAGCGATCGCAATGATTTAATTTTACAAAAAATTTAA
- a CDS encoding oligosaccharide flippase family protein, producing the protein MKKWLAQYVGKDVEQTELFPLLFRGAGVALASQLLGAGISYFTQVLLARWMGATDYGTYDYIIAIATLVGYVAGLGLPNSMLRFIPEYTVKQDWGRLKGLILSSWGVVLLSSLLLAVVGSTTVAWLSQISSLPSDSIKFGLWTVPLLALVRQQLEMTRASKQIALAYLPSAVFLPLLVIFGSAYYGQELTSKLALIITMVSLAVVIIAQLWCFKVWFEKKCHAIKSIYVPKEWLAVAFPLLLNDGAHMILSQTDILMIGSTLGSFQVGIYTAALKTSAWVGFILVAVNAIAAPMFATLYTQGRLKDLQELVANIARWLFFPALLIAIALIINADAVLGLFGEEFVAGRWEMTVLIAGQLVNVGAGPVGYIMQMTGYHRQCAYVVCCSAFLNLILNSILIPMIGILGAAIATAITMALWNIWLHQLVVKKIGVQPSIISAFKLGR; encoded by the coding sequence ATGAAAAAATGGCTTGCTCAGTATGTAGGCAAGGATGTAGAGCAAACCGAATTATTTCCTCTCTTATTTCGAGGTGCTGGAGTAGCCTTAGCTTCACAATTATTAGGTGCTGGGATTAGCTATTTTACACAAGTTTTGTTAGCCAGATGGATGGGAGCAACAGACTATGGAACTTATGATTACATAATTGCGATCGCGACTTTGGTGGGTTATGTAGCAGGATTAGGATTACCCAATTCTATGTTACGCTTTATACCTGAATACACTGTCAAGCAAGATTGGGGAAGATTAAAAGGCTTAATTTTGTCTAGTTGGGGAGTAGTTCTGTTGAGTAGTTTATTACTCGCCGTAGTTGGTAGTACGACTGTTGCTTGGCTTTCTCAAATTAGCTCTCTTCCCAGCGACAGCATTAAATTTGGATTGTGGACTGTACCACTTTTGGCTTTAGTCAGACAACAACTAGAAATGACTAGAGCAAGTAAACAAATTGCTTTAGCTTATTTACCATCGGCTGTTTTTTTGCCTTTATTAGTAATTTTTGGTTCGGCTTATTATGGTCAAGAGCTTACTAGTAAATTAGCACTAATAATCACAATGGTTAGTTTAGCAGTTGTCATAATTGCTCAATTGTGGTGCTTTAAGGTTTGGTTTGAGAAAAAATGTCATGCGATCAAGTCGATTTATGTTCCCAAAGAATGGTTAGCGGTTGCTTTTCCTTTGTTACTTAATGATGGCGCACACATGATTTTATCCCAAACCGATATTCTCATGATTGGTTCAACTCTGGGTTCGTTTCAAGTGGGAATTTATACTGCTGCACTCAAAACGTCTGCTTGGGTAGGCTTTATTCTAGTTGCTGTTAATGCGATCGCAGCACCAATGTTTGCTACTCTATATACTCAGGGAAGACTGAAAGATTTACAAGAACTCGTTGCTAATATAGCTCGTTGGCTATTTTTCCCTGCTTTATTGATAGCGATCGCACTAATAATTAATGCTGATGCAGTGTTGGGTTTATTTGGAGAAGAATTTGTAGCAGGGCGTTGGGAAATGACTGTTTTGATAGCAGGACAACTAGTTAATGTTGGGGCTGGTCCGGTAGGATATATCATGCAAATGACTGGATATCATCGTCAATGCGCGTATGTAGTTTGTTGTAGTGCGTTCTTAAATCTAATTCTAAATAGTATTTTGATTCCTATGATTGGAATTTTGGGTGCTGCGATCGCAACAGCTATCACCATGGCATTATGGAATATTTGGTTGCATCAGTTAGTCGTGAAAAAGATTGGAGTTCAACCTTCAATTATTTCTGCTTTTAAACTAGGAAGATAA
- a CDS encoding cupredoxin domain-containing protein, with the protein MATKKAIAFSIASLGIVLGIASGNALAQMPHQMNQPKAQFQRIEQPLSNKIIVTVSGLGLIGLELWWFLLSKPKSARATTKGNIQEITVTVDGGYEPSQIVVRLGQKVRLNFDRQDASSCLEEVRFPDFETAQTLPLNQVTSIEFTPQKPGRYEFTCGMNMFRGVVEVL; encoded by the coding sequence ATGGCAACTAAAAAAGCGATCGCCTTTAGCATAGCAAGTTTGGGAATTGTCTTAGGAATTGCTTCAGGTAATGCACTCGCCCAAATGCCTCACCAAATGAACCAACCTAAAGCACAGTTTCAAAGGATTGAACAGCCATTAAGTAATAAGATTATTGTTACGGTTAGTGGATTGGGATTGATTGGTTTAGAACTATGGTGGTTTTTATTAAGTAAACCTAAATCAGCACGAGCAACTACAAAGGGAAACATTCAAGAGATTACAGTTACTGTCGATGGTGGTTACGAACCCAGTCAGATTGTAGTTCGATTGGGTCAAAAAGTACGATTAAACTTTGACCGCCAAGATGCTAGTAGTTGTCTTGAAGAAGTACGTTTTCCTGACTTTGAGACCGCTCAAACCTTACCCCTCAACCAAGTTACATCAATTGAATTTACACCCCAAAAACCTGGCAGATACGAGTTTACCTGCGGTATGAATATGTTTCGGGGAGTCGTTGAAGTTTTATAG